The genomic DNA TGGCATCGTTATAAGAGGACGCAGAATCGAACTGGATCATTAACTGGGCCTCTTCCAGGATCAGAATATTGGTCTCCTTTTGCTGATCCAGCACCGTCCAATAGTCCAAGGCTTTTTGGGCATCGGTCCCCAGGGCGCGATCGGAGGGCACCAACTGCACCGCCGCCATGGCTCCTCGATAGTCTCCCCGCTGGGCACGGCCCACCGCCATATCAAAAATAGTCTGGCTCCAGCGATCGACATCCTGTTGGGCTTCGTCGTAAAAGGGTTGACCGGGCTGGATTTGACGGGCCGCTGCAATGGCATCACTGAACTGGGAGGCTCTGTTCCCTTGGATCAGGGTGCGGGCCTGTTGTAGAATTTTTTGGTTGCGGATCCGCAGGCGATCGCGATCCACCGTCTCCAGGTCTCCACCGTCCCCAGGGATGGTCATGGGTTGGAGACTAGGGTCAGTTTGCCCCAATTCCCCCGCCCCCGCCCCATCTGGATCCGGGGTTTGCACCCCCGTTCCTTGGATCAAGACTTGGGAATAAACAGATGCCCCAGGGTCTGGAGAGTCTGGGGTCTCTGGGTCCGAAGGACGGGACAAAAAGGGAATATCGGCGGTGAGGCGCTGGAACAACTCAGGATTGAGCAGTTGCAAGCCCAGGGGAGCCAGAAACGCCCCCAGAATCAGCCACAACCACGGAGGCAATCCCCAGGGACGACGGAAGAAACCGGGTTGAGGGGATGGCAAGGTTGCGCCATATCCCCCCAAGCCCGTGCCTCCCAGGATCACCGTGGACGGTGTCACCCCTGGGGGCTGGGGCAGGGACGGCGATCGCCTCTGGGTTAGAGGAGGATTGGGGGAGGACGGGGCGGCGGGGGGCGCGAAGGAGGGTAAGGCAGGGCTGATGGGGATTCCCTTAGCCTTAGCCTTAGCCATTAATCCTAGGCCGGCTGCGATCGCCGTGCCAGCGATGGCCGTGCTTTTCTCCACCAGACCCGTCCCCCCAGGGCCGGGGGGGGGATCCAGAGCCACAGGGCCAGCCTCCAGGGGCAGGGAAGCACCGGGCAGATCCAGGGGGGCAACGCCATCAGCCGATCCCCTGCCATCGGCAGTGGGATACAGGGAAAACTGGCGGGATCCCACGGTCACCAGGGTTTGGGTCGGTCGCCAGTGGTGATTGCATAGTTCCCCTAGGCGAGCCTGAAGATAGTCTTGGAGGGATCCCAGGGTTTCGCAATGCTGAATGCGTAGCCCCTCCATTAGGGCCGTCGTAAACAGACCCTGGCGTAGATCGGTGGTTTCGTGGGAAAACTGGTCAGCTTGGGCGGAAAGCAGGGTGGCAATACCAAATTGATCCGCCAGTTCAGCAGTTTGTCGCCCCGGTAGGCTCCCGGCGTGAACCCCCTGGCTGCGGTTCATATCCAACATCAGCAGGATGGAGGAGGTGGCGGCACCATGCAAAATATGCAGCAGCGATCGCACGGCAATACCGGTTTCCCCACTACGGCGAGGATCCCCTTCCCAGGGCATGAGGTAATCCTCCCCATCCTGGCAGACCCCATGGCCACTAAAAAAGACCCACAGCACATCCTGGGGCTGGAGTTGCTCATTGCAGACCCACTGCAACCAATTCATCAAGGTTTCCCGGTGGGGGAAGGTGGATTTATCCCCAAGGCGGGGGGCTGTTTCCGCGAGGAGCAAGGCCCGATCGGGGGGTAGCGATCGCTCCTCCACCAGAAACCGTTGCAGGGCTTCTGCGTCCTGCTGCCCATATTGAAGGGGTTGAAAAAGCTGGTATTGATTGATGCCGATGGCGATCGCCCAGTGCTTGCCCATGGGTCCCACGTCCTTCCGTCATGAGTCTTAACTTGTAAAGCCGTTCCAGTGCCAGATCCGCAGGTTCCACGGGCCATCCTCCGCTCCCACACCAGAAAAGTCACCGCTATAATAGCCCCTCCCTTGTCTTTTGGACGGATTCCAAAAAATTGATCTGTAGAGGCTCCCCATGGATGTTCCAGGGATCTAAATCCATTGGCTCTCCCCAGACAGCAGTCCGAAATAGATCGTGTGGTGTGTGCGCTCCGGGCGAACACCACCCTAAGGGTTTCAGCCATTGAAGTTCTTGCAACTGAATTTAGGATTGCGAGAGTTTCATTCAAATAATGCTGTTGGTCGATGGCGATCTCTATCATCTGTTTGTCGAGGTCGTGATGCCCCATCACGCTCATGTACTGATTAAGCAAGTCCCTCCGAAAATCCATCGCCTGGGATGGTCGAGTTGTACTCGACCCGAAGCCGACTACAAGTCGGCTCTCCCAGGAGGATGGTCGAGTTGTACTCGACCCAAAGCCGACTACAAGTCGGCTCTCCCAGGAGGATGGTCGAGTTGTACTCGACCCTAAGCCGACTACAAGTCGGCTCTCCCAGGAGGATGGTCGAGTTGTACTCAACCCAAAGCCGACTACAAGTCGGCTCTCCCAGGAGGATGGTCGAGTTGTACTCAACCCTAAGCCGACTACAAGTCGGCTCTCCCAGGAGGATGGTCGAGTTGTACTCGACCCTAAGCCGACTACAAGTCGGCTCTCCCAGGAGGATATAAACGGTTACTTGAGTTCATCATTACTTGAGTGAAACTTTCAGGATTGCTGTAAGAACCCGTTCGTAATAACGACTTCAGTCGTTCCCCTCCCAAAAGCGATCGACCAGAGCGACTGAAGTCGCTACTACAAACCAGAGCGACTGAAGTCGCTACTACTGCGCCAATCAACTCTATCCGTGAATCTACTGGAGACTCCAAGAAAGTCAAGGAAGAAACCCACCGATTGATTGAGGTAATCTCTATGTGGCTCTGGATCATCAGCCAGATCTCAGAGCTAAATAGATGAAAAGTCTATGAATTTTCTGGATCTATCTGGTAGGGTACGAATAGATAACCTTATAGTGGAGGCATTGCCCCCTCGGCTCTGCTGTACCCGGTCTTTCCCTGCGATCGTTTGGAATCATGGCTGTTCCCTTTTCTGATGTCCCCCGTTATTCCCCAAGCCGTGATCAACAGCTTGCCCCAGTCCCCACGGCTGCCTATGCTTTGCAGTATCAAATTAAGACCCAGGATGCTGGAGTAATTCTGAGGATTTGGGAATCATGTTCGGTAGATCGCCCGGAAACAGACGTTATCTTTGCAATTCATGTCAAGTTAGCGTCTGCCGCTGCTGCGTTAATCTGGCTGCGGGAATATAGCGCCCAACTCAGTTGGCAGCAGCCCCCGATGGTGCAGGCGTATGAAGCGGGAACCATTACCATTGATCCGACTCCCACGGCAAAAGTGCAAACTCACTCCTCCCCCTCCAAGACACTATCAAAGGCGTTGGGCACTGTGGATTCCACCGAAAAGATCCGCCTCAGTTTCTTGTCTCGATCGGTCATAAATCAGCATCGGTCTCAAGACGGTTTGCCGGACGCTGTAGCATCCCCTGAGAGCTAGTACACCAGGGTGTCAGTCCGCCTACCCTGAGAAAATTCCAGCGCATCGGCATCTGGGCTTCAGGGGTTTCTTAGAGGGTAGTGATCGTTAAGCCCCAGTCTGCTAGGCGGCGCAGGAGCGCCACGGGTGGCATTTCCACGCAGAGCGTGGGGGAGCGTGGGAACAATCGCAAAGATTTCTAGTTCTCCTGTCCATAGCGTTTGCCATGGGCTTACCCTGTCTTAAAATACTTGCCTTAAAATACTTGCCTTAAAATGCTTGCCTTAAAATGCTTGCCTTAAAATGCCTGTTGACGGGACAACTGCTGCGTCCAATCCTAGGAGATTGCTATGGTTCCTCCTGCGTCTGATCCGTTTTCGTCCGTTAAGGCTGGATCTGCGGTTTTTTTGCCTACCGCTGCTGTGCCTACCGCTGCTGTGCCTGCCGGTGCCATGCGTATTGATTCCCTGGCTACCGCTGCTGTGCCTGTCGGTTCCCCGTCTGTCCCTGTTGCTGGGGTGCAGGTTGCCTCTCGTCCTCGTTCCCTTGAGCTGTTGAGCCAGCGTCGTTTGCAGCGATCGCGCCAACCTTGGGTCTGGATTACCTTATTGGGAGTTGGGGCGATCGCGGCCTGTGGCGCAGCCCCCGAAGCGGGCCTAGACTCCATGGCCAGTAGTCCCAGTCAGGCCAGCCGCGCCGAACTAGCCCCCACCGAAGCCTTGGCTCCCGGTGCCAGTGATGTCGCAACCGGTAATGTCGCAACCGGTGCTGTGGCGGGCGAAGCCCAACCGCTGACCGCCAAGGGAAGCAGCGCTGACACCAGTCCCCGCGCCGCTCCCCAACTGATCAAAACCGCAGAGCTGAATTTAGAGGTGGCCAATACCCGTGATGCGGTGGCTAGCTTGGTGCAACAGGTGCGGCAACAGCAGGGGGATGTGCTGCAACTGGAGGATCAGGTACCCCTGCGGGAAAACCTGCCCCACTTCGCCTATGTGCAGGTGCGGGTGCCCCAGGATCGCCTCGATCGCACCCTGGAGCAACTGAGCAGTTTAGGCGAGGTCACCCAGCAGCGCCTGTCGGTGGAGGATGTGGCCAATCAACTGGTGGACTTTGAGGCCCGGTTGCGAAACCTGAAGAAAGCCGAGGAAATGACCTTGGGGATTATGGAGCGATCGGGGGATGTGGCCGATATTTTGCAGGTGTCCCAGGAATTGGCCCGTATTCGGGAGCAAATCGAGCAAATCAACGGTCAATTGCAACGGCTCCAGGTGCAGGTGGCCTATTCCACCATTAACATTTACCTGACGGAACCAGTGGCCAGTGTGATCCCCCCCAGGGGCGATTGGCGCGGCGATCTGACCTTGGCATGGCGACGATCGACCCGATCCCTGGGGCAGTTCACCCAAGGGCTGGTGGTGTTGGCCATTTGGCTGGTGGTCTATAGCCCCTACTGGTTGGTTCTGGGGGGTGGATACCTGTGGTTATATCGGGTTCTGCGGCGGCGATCGCAACCCTGATCGGATGCCCGATCCCACAGGCGATCGCACCCCTAAGTCTTGGCTCTCCCAGCCCCGGGCAGGCGATCGGGGCTAGTCCCCATCAAATCCGCCAGGGCTTGGTTGAGGTTTTGGGGATCCATGAACAGCACCTTAGAATTATTGCTTTCCCCAATCTTCTGGCTGGCATCCATATAACGCTGGGCCACCAGAAACTTAATCACCTCCTGGAACACCGGGGTATGTTGATCCAGTTGCTCAATGCCCTGTTCCCGCATGGTTTCCGTGATAATACGAATGGCGCTGGCGATCCCCTTGGCCTCTTCCTCCGCTGCCCGTTGGCGACCTTCCGCCTCTCGCACTGCCGCATCCCGCTTGCCCCTGGCCACTTCCATGGCCGCTTCCCGCTCATTTTCCGCCGCCTTCGCTTTGGCCATGCTGCTCTTGACATCATCGGGCAGGATAATATCCTTGATTTCCACCCGGGTCACCTTCACGCCCCAATTGGCCGTTGCCTCGTCCAGTTCCCGCAGTAGGGCGTTATTCATCTCATCCCGCACCGTCAAAATATCCTGAAGGACTCGCTTGCCGATTTCATTGCGCAGGGTGGTCAGCACCGTACTTTCGACGGCTAATTTAATATCGTCCACCCCATAGTGAACTAAATA from Prochlorothrix hollandica PCC 9006 = CALU 1027 includes the following:
- a CDS encoding caspase family protein, translated to MGKHWAIAIGINQYQLFQPLQYGQQDAEALQRFLVEERSLPPDRALLLAETAPRLGDKSTFPHRETLMNWLQWVCNEQLQPQDVLWVFFSGHGVCQDGEDYLMPWEGDPRRSGETGIAVRSLLHILHGAATSSILLMLDMNRSQGVHAGSLPGRQTAELADQFGIATLLSAQADQFSHETTDLRQGLFTTALMEGLRIQHCETLGSLQDYLQARLGELCNHHWRPTQTLVTVGSRQFSLYPTADGRGSADGVAPLDLPGASLPLEAGPVALDPPPGPGGTGLVEKSTAIAGTAIAAGLGLMAKAKAKGIPISPALPSFAPPAAPSSPNPPLTQRRSPSLPQPPGVTPSTVILGGTGLGGYGATLPSPQPGFFRRPWGLPPWLWLILGAFLAPLGLQLLNPELFQRLTADIPFLSRPSDPETPDSPDPGASVYSQVLIQGTGVQTPDPDGAGAGELGQTDPSLQPMTIPGDGGDLETVDRDRLRIRNQKILQQARTLIQGNRASQFSDAIAAARQIQPGQPFYDEAQQDVDRWSQTIFDMAVGRAQRGDYRGAMAAVQLVPSDRALGTDAQKALDYWTVLDQQKETNILILEEAQLMIQFDSASSYNDAITLLRQIPEGQVYFFEAQRLMGDWSTAILDLAEERAAQGQYSQAIAAAALVPPETPNYAVAQAAIDRWSTP
- a CDS encoding DUF4349 domain-containing protein, whose translation is MVPPASDPFSSVKAGSAVFLPTAAVPTAAVPAGAMRIDSLATAAVPVGSPSVPVAGVQVASRPRSLELLSQRRLQRSRQPWVWITLLGVGAIAACGAAPEAGLDSMASSPSQASRAELAPTEALAPGASDVATGNVATGAVAGEAQPLTAKGSSADTSPRAAPQLIKTAELNLEVANTRDAVASLVQQVRQQQGDVLQLEDQVPLRENLPHFAYVQVRVPQDRLDRTLEQLSSLGEVTQQRLSVEDVANQLVDFEARLRNLKKAEEMTLGIMERSGDVADILQVSQELARIREQIEQINGQLQRLQVQVAYSTINIYLTEPVASVIPPRGDWRGDLTLAWRRSTRSLGQFTQGLVVLAIWLVVYSPYWLVLGGGYLWLYRVLRRRSQP
- a CDS encoding SPFH domain-containing protein — translated: MDAFLAPALAAMLAIVGYVSGSVKIINQGDVALVERLGRYRRTLQPGLNFTIPMVDSIVVDTTREQILDVPSQEAITADNVPLQADGLVYWKIVDLYLVHYGVDDIKLAVESTVLTTLRNEIGKRVLQDILTVRDEMNNALLRELDEATANWGVKVTRVEIKDIILPDDVKSSMAKAKAAENEREAAMEVARGKRDAAVREAEGRQRAAEEEAKGIASAIRIITETMREQGIEQLDQHTPVFQEVIKFLVAQRYMDASQKIGESNNSKVLFMDPQNLNQALADLMGTSPDRLPGAGRAKT